GTCTTGATTCCATGATACGCGGTGAGTCCGGCAATAGAACAGGCAATGGCGTCCTCATAGCTGACCGAATCGGGTATCGGCACGATATTATCGGCCGGAACGACTGCATATTCTGCATAGCCGCCTTTTAGGTGCATCCCAATATATTTCCAGTTTAAGCAAAGATTTCTCTTACCCTCGAGGCACAGCAGGCATTCCCCGCAGGAGACCAAAGGATATACCAGCACGCGTGCCGAAGAATCAACGCTATCGACACCGCTCCCTGTCTCTGCAACCGTTCCCGCGATATCACCGCCGGGAATATGAGGCAGCTCGATTTCTATCCCCGGGTAACCCTGCCGTACTAAAATATCTACCCGGTTCAGACCGGTCGCTTCGATCTTTACCAGCACCTCTCCTTCACCCGCCGACGGGGTAGGGTAATCGTTTACAATCGTTAGAACTTCTATCCCGCCGTGTTTTGGAATCGTAATAGCTTTCATTTAATAACCTTTCTTCTGCTGTTTATCGGGTTTAACTAATGGGATACAAAATGAAAATGAAAACGTCCCAGACTCCATGCGAAATTATCCCCGGAACTATAGATTTATATTTCATGTACATTAATCCCCAAAATGCGCCCGCCATAAAGGCTGCTCCTACGAGAATCAGGTTTAGCGACCAAACGTGTACCGCCGAATAAAGAGCCAGCGCAAGAAAAAACCCTGTCCATTTGCCCAGCCGGTTTGAATATTTCTTCTGAATAAATCCCCGCCAGAATATCTCTTCCGCCGGAGCTATAACGAGCAGTAACAATGTCCCTATTAAATACGGCTCTGCCTGAGATTTGGTCGAATATATTCCCTCAATTTCCCTTCCGGCAAAATCAAATAATGACTTTACTGCAAGGTTTCCGACGAGAAAAACTGAATACAAGAGAGCCGCCGAGACGATTCCTATCAGGAGATACGATCGTTTAAATTCAAAAATCTTTTTAAATTTCTCACCGCCGAACGCAAGGGAATATGCTGCGAGTGAGCCTGAAAACAAGGACATCCCTATCCAGAAATTGACATACTGCTTAGTCCAGGGTGAGAATAAAATGAACCAGAAAGCTGCCGCAGTCAGAACGAGAAGGTGAACCCGCCTCAAGCTAAAAACACGCCGATTAACAGCGAAACGGTAAGCAAAACGCCAAACAATAAATGGAGCTGCGCAGTTTGTACGTCTATCATCGCTATCGTTTCAAAATCACCCGGTTTATTGCCGGAAATCGACTTAATGTTCTTAAACGCCGGTGGAAGAC
The genomic region above belongs to Candidatus Neomarinimicrobiota bacterium and contains:
- a CDS encoding CPBP family intramembrane metalloprotease produces the protein MSLFSGSLAAYSLAFGGEKFKKIFEFKRSYLLIGIVSAALLYSVFLVGNLAVKSLFDFAGREIEGIYSTKSQAEPYLIGTLLLLVIAPAEEIFWRGFIQKKYSNRLGKWTGFFLALALYSAVHVWSLNLILVGAAFMAGAFWGLMYMKYKSIVPGIISHGVWDVFIFILYPIS